The DNA region GGTGCCTGTCCTTCCGTTGCCGGAAGGCGGGCACCCCGCTCGTGTGGGCGACGACTCGGTCGCGCCGGAGTGTGGTGGGTCAGCCGAAGCGGACCATGAGGCCGACCGCCACGATGGCGATGACCCACAGGATCGCGACGACCACGGTGACGCGGTCGAGGTTCCGCTCGACGACGCTGGACCCGGAGAGGCTGGACTGGACGCCGCCGCCGAACAGCGAGGACAAGCCACCACCCTTGCCGCGGTGCAGCAGGATGAACAGCATCAGCAGCAGGCTGGTGATGATGAGGAAGATGTCCAGGGCGAGCTTCATGTAGGGATCGTGCCTCACGTCGGGTCGGGCGGTCGGGTGCGACCGCTACAGACTACCCGGTCGGGTGTCCGCGGCGAATCCC from Dietzia sp. B32 includes:
- the secG gene encoding preprotein translocase subunit SecG encodes the protein MKLALDIFLIITSLLLMLFILLHRGKGGGLSSLFGGGVQSSLSGSSVVERNLDRVTVVVAILWVIAIVAVGLMVRFG